The Spirochaetae bacterium HGW-Spirochaetae-1 genome has a segment encoding these proteins:
- a CDS encoding Fis family transcriptional regulator, producing the protein MARILIVDDEKNIITTISSILQDEGHTVYSSENSGDAVKFLGSNEVDLIILDVWLPDADGMNLLESAKKLYPETAVIMISGHGSIDIAVKATRMGAFDFLEKPPTLERVVTSVNNAVEQVRLRKENLKLRREFHIEDEMVGQSEKIIDIKKVIETAAKTNARVFITGESGTGKELIARAIYQRSRRSDKPFIKVNCAAIPDELIESELFGHEKGAFTGAVSRRLGKFELASNGTIFLDEVCDMSLSAQAKVLRVLQEQQFERVGGNETITVDVRVISGTNIDVRRAIEEGKFREDLYYRLNVIPIEAPTLLDRMEDVEVLMNYFLKKFSEEHGMGLKEISDEGLNVLRTHTWPGNVRELKNVIERLVVMVPGEVIGGDDIRKHMESYDYDDLVVNDISPLKKAREGFEKDYIMAALKKNGKNITGTARDLGIERTNLHRKIKQYNINIDKL; encoded by the coding sequence ATGGCAAGAATACTGATAGTAGATGATGAGAAAAATATTATAACCACTATAAGTTCCATCCTCCAGGATGAGGGACATACGGTTTATTCGAGTGAAAATAGCGGTGATGCCGTTAAGTTTCTCGGAAGTAACGAGGTGGACCTTATTATTCTCGATGTGTGGCTGCCCGATGCTGATGGAATGAACCTGTTGGAGAGTGCTAAAAAATTATACCCGGAAACAGCGGTTATCATGATATCGGGTCACGGTTCCATTGACATTGCGGTAAAGGCAACGCGAATGGGCGCCTTCGATTTTCTCGAGAAGCCGCCGACACTGGAGCGTGTTGTTACGTCGGTGAATAATGCCGTCGAGCAGGTTCGCCTCAGAAAAGAGAACCTGAAGCTCCGCAGGGAATTCCATATTGAAGATGAGATGGTAGGTCAGTCGGAAAAGATAATTGATATAAAAAAAGTCATAGAAACCGCTGCGAAAACAAATGCCCGTGTATTCATAACCGGTGAAAGCGGAACGGGAAAGGAGCTTATCGCCAGGGCCATTTATCAGCGTTCACGGCGATCTGATAAGCCTTTTATAAAAGTAAACTGCGCCGCGATTCCCGATGAACTGATTGAGAGCGAACTTTTCGGTCATGAAAAAGGGGCCTTCACGGGAGCCGTATCACGGCGCCTGGGGAAGTTTGAGCTTGCCAGCAACGGCACAATATTTCTTGATGAAGTGTGTGATATGAGCCTCTCTGCCCAGGCCAAGGTTCTCCGGGTCCTGCAGGAACAGCAATTTGAACGGGTGGGTGGGAATGAAACTATCACCGTTGATGTCCGGGTCATCTCGGGCACAAATATTGATGTGCGGCGGGCCATTGAAGAGGGAAAATTCAGGGAGGACCTCTATTATCGTCTCAATGTTATTCCTATCGAAGCTCCCACTCTTCTGGACAGGATGGAGGATGTGGAGGTACTGATGAATTATTTTCTGAAAAAGTTTTCCGAAGAACACGGCATGGGCTTAAAGGAGATTTCCGACGAGGGACTCAATGTGTTGCGGACACATACCTGGCCCGGGAATGTGAGGGAATTGAAAAATGTAATTGAAAGACTGGTTGTCATGGTCCCCGGAGAGGTCATCGGTGGAGATGATATACGGAAGCACATGGAATCGTATGATTACGATGATCTTGTCGTGAACGATATCTCGCCGCTTAAAAAGGCACGTGAGGGATTTGAAAAGGATTATATAATGGCGGCCCTGAAGAAAAACGGTAAAAACATTACCGGTACCGCCAGGGACCTGGGAATTGAACGAACGAACCTGCATCGTAAAATCAAGCAGTATAATATTAACATAGACAAGTTGTAA